The following coding sequences lie in one Arachis hypogaea cultivar Tifrunner chromosome 4, arahy.Tifrunner.gnm2.J5K5, whole genome shotgun sequence genomic window:
- the LOC112797321 gene encoding 11-oxo-beta-amyrin 30-oxidase, which translates to MCVEILIVLSDPIPHKHTDTLMEKVMLSSSLTWFVTAVGLLVAVGGWKLLNWLLLRPKKLETLLREQGFHGNPYTLFANNNSSSNNTKPMTLSDDKDIAPRVYSQADHVIMKFGKNSFFWEGRTLKVNITNPEHIKEVLTNNRYFKKEKPNLMRLATLLGSGLPNYEDQQWHTHRKIINPAFHLEKLKVLTSTMVQCCDDVITKWEEMLSSEGKCDIDVWPSIQNLACDVISRTAFGSSYQEGKRIFELLTKQATLIVRLKYLHIPGWWLLPNSVNRSMIKIDREIEASIEAIVSKREKAMKDGEEVNKSDLLGILLESNSKEIKEDGMSNREIVEECNTFYLAGQETTADLMVWTVVMLSRYPEWQTRAREEVFQVFGNRKPDSDGLNRLKTVTMILNEVLRLYPPVLFFNRRVQKDIKMQNLSLPAGVKVTLPILLIHHDRELWGDDATEFKPERFSEGIAKATKGRLSYFPFGWGPRICIGQNFSLMEAKIFLTLLLQRFTFELSPAYAHAPFVFLTLKPMHGAQIILHKL; encoded by the exons ATGTGCGTTGAAATATTGATTGTGCTCTCCGATCCAATCCCACACAAACACACAGACACACTAATGGAGAAGGTGATGCTTTCCTCTTCATTAACATGGTTTGTCACGGCGGTTGGACTACTGGTGGCGGTGGGGGGATGGAAGCTGCTGAACTGGCTCTTGCTGAGGCCTAAGAAGCTCGAGACCCTTCTCAGGGAGCAAGGCTTCCATGGCAACCCCTACACGCTCTTCGCCAACAACAACTCCTCTTCTAATAACACGAAGCCAATGACTCTCTCTGATGACAAGGACATAGCTCCACGTGTCTATTCCCAAGCCGATCATGTTATCATGAAATTTG GGAAGAATTCATTCTTTTGGGAAGGTCGGACACTCAAGGTGAATATCACAAACCCTGAGCATATTAAAGAAGTTCTTACCAATAACCGTTACTTCAAGAAAGAGAAGCCTAATCTGATGCGTCTTGCCACGTTACTGGGCTCTGGACTTCCAAACTATGAGGACCAACAATGGCACACACATCGAAAGATCATCAACCCTGCTTTCCATCTCGAAAAATTAAAA gttctaACATCAACAATGGTCCAATGCTGCGATGATGTGATTACTAAATGGGAGGAGATGCTGTCTTCAGAGGGTAAATGCGACATTGATGTATGGccttccatccaaaatttggctTGCGATGTTATTTCCAGAACAGCCTTTGGAAGCAGTTAtcaagaaggaaaaagaattttCGAACTCCTTACCAAGCAAGCTACACTTATAGTGAGATTAAAATATCTTCACATCCCAGGATGGTG GTTGCTTCCTAATAGTGTTAACAGGAGTATGATTAAAATTGATAGagagatagaagcatcaatcgaAGCTATCGTTAGCAAAAGAGAGAAAGCAATGAAGGATGGTGAGGAGGTTAACAAGAGTGACTTATTAGGGATACTTTTGGAATCAAACagcaaagaaataaaagaagatgGAATGAGTAATCGAGAGATAGTGGAAGAATGCAACACATTTTACCTTGCAGGCCAAGAAACGACAGCTGATTTGATGGTATGGACAGTGGTGATGCTAAGTAGGTATCCGGAATGGCAAACGCGTGCGAGGGAGGAAGTATTCCAAGTCTTTGGCAACCGAAAGCCAGACAGTGATGGCCTGAATCGCCTTAAAACT GTGACAATGATCTTAAATGAGGTGTTAAGGCTATACCCGCCGGTCCTTTTTTTCAATCGAAGAGTCCAGAAAGATATAAAGATGCAAAATCTATCACTACCTGCCGGAGTTAAGGTTACATTACCAATACTTTTGATCCACCATGATCGTGAATTATGGGGTGATGATGCAACAGAGTTCAAACCAGAAAGATTTtctgaaggaattgctaaagcgACTAAGGGTCGGCTCTCATATTTTCCTTTTGGATGGGGGCCTAGAATATGCATTGGCCAAAACTTCTCCTTAATGGAAGCAAAGATATTCTTGACATTGCTTTTACAACGCTTCACATTTGAGCTCTCCCCTGCATATGCACATGCTCCATTCGTTTTCCTTACTCTTAAACCAATGCATGGGGCCCAAATCATCTTACATAAATTGTAG
- the LOC112797320 gene encoding LOW QUALITY PROTEIN: disease resistance protein Roq1 (The sequence of the model RefSeq protein was modified relative to this genomic sequence to represent the inferred CDS: inserted 2 bases in 1 codon), producing the protein MASALGEGEASSSTATRDSCKHQVFLSFRGEDTRKGFTDHLSASLERRGITAYRDDKNLEKGDAIQDELLKAIEESMFAVVVLSPNYASSSWCLDELHKILECSKNHGLSVVPVFYNVEPSDVRHQKGNFKKALRKHQNRFGQDSDRIRRWTDALTQIASFSGWDSKNQQEARLVKNIVDHIQKKLLPKFPSCPENLVGILPKMEMXVGIWGMGGIGKTTVARAVYEAIQSKFQVCCFMRDVREVSKAKGFVHLQRLLLSTLNVSDEFYDIEDGKKMIRNWLCKKKVLLVLDDVSEEIQLENLAGKQDWFGPGSTVIITTRYMHLLEIHRVNGTYKVEGLVEEEALRLFCLKAFKRDQPEEGYLDLSKDIVKYTGGLPLALKVLGSYLCGRDLHFWHRTARELGSVLPSEILNTLKISFDHLEPTEKYIFLDIACFFKGMNRDEVVNILQMCDYYDGIENGIATLIEKSLITLSKDEMLEMHDRLQDMGKNIVFQEFPTNPGKRSRLWSKKDIDQVLTNDMGTEAIQGIVLHSSYEAQWSIEAFSKTSQLTFLSLHGMKLPLGLNYLPRSLKVLHWNYCPLKTLPLADQKYELVEIKLRNSKIEQVWHGKKFLEKLKYLDLSVSENLTGTPDISGAPMLQKLNLQFCSGLSEVHPSLTHHENLVQLDFSNCTSLKTIPGKLKMSSLEELDLSNCSSFVNLPKFAECMKLSLLSLKRTSIKNLLRSVSSSLPLLCSLDLSCCNLTELAFPCNIFHLPLLTDLNLSRNKFVHVPISLHKLPKLKRLCLNNCPNLKSLPVLPSSIEILEACNSFIAYHETGFDRCESIFNFFRSSSSDRSQVFIMEFTSWIYTEEKVSPWQSFLSFNLEDGEHLSLPPQGDFAPNDRLGIILCFQTATYLNKTDLCVCNGRRWITKAIACILSF; encoded by the exons TAAGCAtcaggtgttcttgagttttagGGGAGAAGACACCCGGAAAGGCTTCACTGATCATCTATCTGCCTCACTAGAAAGGCGAGGAATCACAGCTTACAGAGACGACAAGAACCTTGAGAAAGGTGATGCTATTCAAGATGAACTTTTGAAAGCAATAGAAGAATCTATGTTTGCTGTCGTTGTTCTCTCGCCAAACTATGCTTCCTCCAGTTGGTGCTTGGACGAGCTACACAAGATCCTTGAGTGCAGCAAGAATCATGGGCTATCTGTTGTGCCAGTCTTCTACAATGTGGAGCCTTCGGATGTTAGGCATCAAAAAGGAAACTTCAAGAAAGCTCTTAGAAAGCATCAGAATAGATTTGGTCAAGACAGTGACAGGATTAGAAGATGGACAGATGCTTTGACACAAATTGCTAGCTTTTCTGGTTGGGACTCCAAGAACCA GCAGGAGGCAAGATTAGTGAAGAACATAGTTGACCACATACAAAAGAAGCTACTTCCAAAATTTCCATCTTGCCCAGAAAATCTTGTTGGGATTCTTCCAAAGATGGAGAT TGTAGGCATATGGGGCATGGGTGGCATAGGTAAAACTACCGTTGCTAGAGCAGTCTATGAAGCCATCCAATCCAAGTTTCAAGTTTGTTGCTTTATGAGGGATGTTAGGGAGGTTTCCAAGGCAAAAGGTTTTGTTCACTTACAAAGGCTTCTTCTCTCAACACTAAATGTTAGTGATGAATTTTATGACATTGAAGATGGAAAGAAGATGATACGAAACTGGTTATGCAAGAAAAAGGTTCTTCTTGTTCTTGATGATGTAAGTGAGGAAATCCAGTTGGAAAATTTGGCCGGGAAGCAAGATTGGTTTGGTCCTGGAAGCACAGTAATAATCACAACAAGGTATATGCATTTGCTTGAGATACATAGAGTGAATGGAACATATAAGGTTGAAGGGTTGGTGGAAGAAGAAGCCCTCCGCCTCTTTTGTTTGAAAGCCTTTAAAAGAGATCAACCAGAAGAAGGCTATTTGGATTTGTCCAAAGACATTGTCAAATATACTGGTGGCCTTCCATTGGCACTTAAGGTATTAGGTTCCTATTTGTGTGGCAGAGATCTTCATTTTTGGCATAGAACTGCTAGAGAATTGGGGAGCGTTCTACCCTCGGAAATCCTCAATACACTGAAAATAAGCTTTGACCATTTAGAGCCAACAGAGAAATATATCTTTCTGGATATTGCTTGTTTCTTCAAAGGAATGAACAGAGATGAAGTAGTAAATATATTACAGATGTGTGATTATTATGATGGAATTGAAAATGGAATTGCTACTTTgattgaaaaatctttgataactCTAAGTAAGGATGAGATGTTGGAAATGCATGATCGGCTTCAAGATATGGGAAAAAATATTGTATTTCAAGAATTTCCAACTAATCCCGGGAAACGAAGCAGGTTGTGGTCTAAAAAGGACATTGATCAAGTTTTGACAAATGATATG GGAACTGAAGCAATTCAAGGAATTGTGCTACACTCAAGTTATGAAGCTCAGTGGAGTATTGAAGCCTTTTCAAAGACAAGTCAACTGACATTTCTCAGTTTACATGGCATGAAACTTCCACTTGGTCTCAACTACCTTCCTAGATCATTAAAAGTCCTTCATTGGAATTACTGTCCCTTGAAGACTTTACCCCTGGCGGATCAAAAGTATGAACTGGTTGAAATTAAACTGCGGAATAGCAAGATTGAACAAGTTTGGCACGGGAAAAAG TTTCTTGAAAAGTTGAAGTACCTGGATTTGAGTGTGTCTGAGAACCTAACTGGAACCCCTGATATTTCTGGTGCACCAATGCTTCAAAAGCTTAATCTGCAATTCTGCTCAGGGCTGAGTGAGGTTCACCCATCCCTTACACACCATGAGAACCTTGTTCAATTGGATTTCAGCAATTGCACAAGTCTCAAAACTATTCCAGGCAAACTGAAGATGAGTTCACTGGAGGAATTAGACCTGAGCAATTGCAGCAGTTTTGTAAACTTGCCAAAATTCGcggaatgcatgaaactatcatTGCTTTCTTTGAAACGAACCTCCATAAAAAACCTGCTACGTTCTGTCTCATCAAGTCTACCTTTGCTATGCAGTCTAGACTTAAGTTGCTGCAATCTAACTGAACTGGCATTCCCTTGCAACATTTTCCACTTGCCATTGTTGACTGATTTGAATCTGTCTCGTAACAAATTTGTCCATGTACCAATAAGCCTTCATAAACTTCCCAAGCTCAAACGTCTTTGTCTAAATAATTGCCCAAATCTTAAGTCTCTCCCGGTGCTCCCCTCAAGTATTGAGATATTGGAAGCATGCAATTCTTTCATTGCTTATCATGAAACAGGATTTGATCGTTGTGAATCCATATTCAATTTCTTTCGATCATCGAGCAGTGATCGTTCTCAGGTCTTTATCATGGAGTTCACATCATGGATATATACGGAAGAAAAAGTTTCACCGTGGCAATCTTTTTTAAGTTTCAATCTAGAAGATGGTGAACATCTTTCTCTCCCACCACAAGGTGATTTCGCTCCAAATGATAGGTTGGGAATTATACTATGCTTTCAGACAGCTACTTATTTGAACAAGACGGATTTGTGTGTCTGCAATGGTAGAAGATGGATCACCAAGGCAATCGCGTGTATTTTATCCTTCTAA